A window from Microbacterium ginsengiterrae encodes these proteins:
- the resB gene encoding cytochrome c biogenesis protein ResB, with protein MSSSRSDSHEKDAVTSSDPLRPSDHIDGDDSAITQPRLGFVGWLRWGWRQLTSMRTAIILLLVLAIAAIPGSIFPQRMADPNGVTAWQTDNPDLFPVLDAMSMFDVYLSPWFSAIYLLLFVSLVGCVIPRIKHHIKALQARPPRTPARLRRLSDHREVVRPLADGAQDADAEASRAIEVAQKQLKALGYRVERYDSGATFSVSAERGYWRETGNLLFHLALVGVLIVVGVGGSFAYTGQRVVVEGQTFVNTLLDYESMNRGRFVGDDALSPYSMTLDSFDVTYQEYGSAASGQAGDFSANVTVRENGETREDAVRVNHPLDIAGDKIYLLGNGYAPTITVRNADGDVVYSNSVPFLPQDTALTSLGVIKVTDGMPQQLGMAAFFYPSAVALENGAYASAHGDLLAPLLTLRVYEGDLGIDDGTPRSVYVLDTDELTPIAGDGSGVDSIELQPGQTAELPGDRGTVTFEDESPAGATDFTESVKRFASLQVHHDASAVWVLVFAVLVLVGLMLALFVPRRRMWVKASTVDGELHLEYAGLARGEDPTLGAAVDDLVAGHARLLDATPSSATPRK; from the coding sequence GTGTCATCCTCCCGCTCTGATTCCCACGAGAAGGATGCCGTGACGTCTTCCGATCCGCTCCGCCCGTCCGACCACATCGACGGCGACGACTCCGCGATCACTCAGCCCCGCCTCGGCTTCGTCGGCTGGCTGCGCTGGGGATGGCGCCAGCTGACGTCGATGCGCACCGCGATCATCCTGCTGCTGGTGCTGGCGATCGCCGCGATCCCCGGCTCGATCTTCCCGCAGCGGATGGCCGACCCCAACGGCGTGACGGCCTGGCAGACCGACAACCCTGACCTGTTCCCCGTGCTCGACGCGATGAGCATGTTCGACGTCTACCTCTCGCCGTGGTTCTCCGCGATTTACCTGCTGCTGTTCGTCTCCCTCGTCGGCTGCGTCATCCCGCGCATCAAGCACCACATCAAGGCCCTGCAGGCACGGCCTCCTCGGACGCCCGCACGACTGCGCCGCCTCAGCGATCATCGTGAGGTCGTCCGCCCCCTCGCCGACGGCGCGCAGGATGCCGACGCCGAGGCCTCGCGGGCGATCGAGGTCGCGCAGAAGCAGCTCAAGGCGCTCGGCTACCGGGTCGAGCGGTACGACTCCGGCGCAACCTTCTCGGTGTCGGCGGAGCGCGGCTATTGGCGCGAGACCGGAAACCTCCTGTTCCACCTGGCATTGGTCGGCGTGCTCATCGTCGTCGGCGTCGGCGGGAGCTTCGCGTACACGGGTCAGCGCGTCGTCGTCGAAGGTCAGACGTTCGTCAACACGCTGCTCGACTACGAGTCCATGAACCGCGGGCGCTTCGTCGGAGACGACGCGCTCTCGCCCTACTCGATGACCCTGGACTCCTTCGACGTCACCTACCAGGAGTACGGGTCGGCGGCATCCGGTCAGGCCGGTGACTTCTCGGCCAACGTGACCGTGCGTGAGAACGGGGAGACCCGCGAGGACGCCGTGCGGGTCAACCACCCGCTCGACATCGCGGGCGACAAGATCTACCTGCTCGGCAACGGCTATGCGCCGACGATCACGGTGCGCAACGCCGACGGCGATGTGGTCTACAGCAACTCGGTGCCGTTCCTGCCGCAGGACACCGCGCTCACCTCGCTCGGGGTGATCAAGGTCACCGATGGCATGCCGCAGCAGCTCGGCATGGCGGCGTTCTTCTATCCCAGCGCCGTCGCCCTCGAGAACGGCGCGTACGCCTCAGCGCACGGCGACCTGCTCGCACCCCTGCTCACCCTCCGCGTCTACGAGGGCGACCTCGGCATCGACGACGGGACTCCGCGCTCGGTGTACGTGCTCGACACCGACGAGCTCACCCCCATCGCCGGCGACGGCAGCGGCGTTGACTCGATCGAGCTGCAGCCGGGCCAGACGGCCGAGCTCCCCGGTGACCGTGGCACCGTCACCTTCGAGGACGAGTCGCCTGCAGGCGCGACCGACTTCACCGAGTCGGTCAAGCGGTTCGCGTCCCTGCAGGTGCATCACGACGCCTCGGCCGTCTGGGTGCTCGTGTTCGCCGTGCTCGTGCTCGTCGGACTCATGCTCGCCCTGTTCGTGCCGCGTCGACGCATGTGGGTGAAGGCGTCCACCGTGGACGGCGAACTGCACCTCGAGTACGCGGGCCTCGCCCGCGGCGAGGATCCGACCCTCGGCGCTGCCGTCGACGACCTCGTCGCAGGTCACGCCCGACTGCTCGATGCCACCCCCTCATCCGCAACCCCTCGAAAGTAG
- a CDS encoding TlpA family protein disulfide reductase: MLGAALAAVLAVSLSACGSDPVAQQYLDGDGKGYISADGAVEEIPVEERGEPVIFSGMTEHGEEFDSADIAGDVTVVNFWYAGCAPCRVEAGDLEKVWQEYNDDDVSFVGINIYDQPDTALSFAKSYGVTYPSIIDVDSGAAKLAFANATPIQATPTTLVLDKQGRVAARIIGQLDGPSILSTLVKDALAESA; encoded by the coding sequence ATGCTCGGAGCCGCGCTCGCCGCGGTGCTCGCCGTCTCCCTGAGCGCCTGCGGATCAGATCCCGTCGCCCAGCAGTACCTGGACGGCGACGGCAAGGGCTACATCTCGGCGGACGGTGCGGTCGAGGAGATCCCCGTCGAAGAGCGGGGTGAACCCGTCATCTTCAGCGGCATGACCGAGCACGGCGAAGAGTTCGACAGCGCCGACATCGCCGGCGACGTGACGGTCGTGAACTTCTGGTACGCCGGGTGCGCGCCGTGTCGGGTCGAGGCCGGCGACCTCGAGAAGGTCTGGCAGGAGTACAACGATGACGACGTGTCGTTCGTCGGCATCAACATCTACGACCAGCCGGACACGGCCCTGTCGTTCGCGAAGAGCTACGGCGTGACCTACCCGAGCATCATCGACGTCGACAGCGGTGCGGCCAAGCTCGCTTTCGCCAACGCCACCCCGATCCAGGCGACGCCGACGACCCTCGTCCTCGACAAGCAGGGGCGCGTCGCGGCTCGGATCATCGGCCAGCTCGACGGACCCAGCATCCTCTCGACGCTCGTCAAGGACGCGCTCGCGGAGAGCGCGTGA
- a CDS encoding cytochrome c biogenesis protein CcdA, with the protein MNTNELIGSGALWLAIPVAMLAGLISFLSPCVLPLVPGYLGFIGGAVAPRGASSAAAGSPARGRLALGVLLFILGFSIVFIAFTVIGGTASVFFLQWGEVITRILGVVIIAMGLVFLGLFGFAQREWRMHLNSKTGLIGAPLLGFALGIGWAPCIGPTLAAITAVSWTLGDPWRAGLLGLAYSLGLGIPFLLVALGFGWATKAIGFLRRHIRVVNIIGGALLIALGVLMVTGLWTDIMSRLTAVMGSVILPL; encoded by the coding sequence GTGAACACCAACGAGCTGATCGGTTCCGGCGCACTCTGGCTCGCGATCCCCGTCGCGATGCTCGCCGGTCTCATCTCCTTCCTCTCCCCGTGCGTGCTCCCGCTCGTGCCCGGTTACCTCGGGTTCATCGGTGGTGCGGTCGCCCCTCGCGGCGCATCCTCTGCCGCTGCCGGCTCGCCGGCGCGCGGCCGCCTCGCGCTCGGGGTGCTGCTGTTCATCCTCGGCTTCAGCATCGTCTTCATCGCGTTCACCGTGATCGGTGGCACCGCGTCGGTGTTCTTCCTGCAGTGGGGTGAGGTGATCACACGCATCCTCGGTGTCGTGATCATCGCGATGGGCCTCGTCTTCCTCGGGCTGTTCGGCTTCGCGCAGCGCGAGTGGCGCATGCACCTGAATTCCAAGACCGGGCTCATCGGCGCTCCGCTTCTCGGCTTCGCCCTCGGCATCGGCTGGGCGCCGTGCATCGGCCCGACCCTCGCGGCGATCACCGCGGTCTCCTGGACGCTCGGCGATCCGTGGCGTGCGGGCCTGCTCGGCCTGGCGTACAGCCTCGGCCTCGGCATCCCGTTCCTGCTCGTCGCTCTCGGCTTCGGATGGGCGACCAAGGCGATCGGGTTCCTCCGTCGCCACATCCGCGTGGTGAACATCATCGGCGGCGCGCTGCTCATCGCGCTCGGCGTCCTGATGGTCACCGGCCTGTGGACCGACATCATGTCCAGACTGACGGCGGTGATGGGCAGTGTCATCCTCCCGCTCTGA
- the ccsB gene encoding c-type cytochrome biogenesis protein CcsB, which produces MSDLDSLSILLIWTAIAIYAAAFVAYAFDLARRSEVNADARLVRSREAALVGAGAGSTSGAVEASEPPAKPRYVMARIGTALTGLGFVFQLAATILRGIAAERVPWANLYEFAMMGTLLIVLVYLLVLTRIDLRFLGTFITGLVVVLMGAAAVSFYVGVVPLMDPLKSVWLVIHVFVATVATAFFALACGLSVLQLMQSHRARRIEEGAEKTGPRFLATLPDADKLEGTAFRFAIVGFILWTFTLIAGSIWAQDAWGRYWGFDVKETWTFIIWVLYAGYIHARATRGWRGNPSAWLSIIGFSAVLFNFTIVNVFFKGLHAYSGLS; this is translated from the coding sequence ATGTCCGACCTCGATTCCCTGTCGATCCTCCTCATCTGGACGGCGATCGCGATCTATGCGGCGGCTTTCGTGGCGTACGCGTTCGATCTGGCGCGTCGTTCCGAGGTGAATGCGGACGCACGTCTCGTCCGCTCCCGCGAGGCTGCGTTGGTCGGAGCAGGGGCGGGCAGCACCTCCGGCGCCGTCGAGGCATCCGAGCCGCCGGCGAAGCCGCGATACGTGATGGCGCGCATCGGCACGGCGCTGACCGGTCTCGGATTCGTCTTCCAGCTGGCCGCGACGATCCTGCGCGGCATCGCCGCCGAGCGCGTGCCGTGGGCGAACCTCTACGAGTTCGCCATGATGGGCACGCTCCTCATCGTCCTCGTGTACCTCCTCGTGCTCACCCGCATCGACCTGCGCTTCCTCGGAACCTTCATCACCGGGCTCGTCGTCGTGCTCATGGGCGCCGCAGCGGTGAGCTTCTACGTCGGTGTTGTGCCGCTGATGGACCCGCTCAAGAGCGTCTGGCTCGTCATCCACGTGTTCGTCGCGACCGTCGCGACCGCATTCTTCGCGCTGGCCTGCGGGCTCTCGGTGCTGCAGCTGATGCAGTCGCATCGCGCTCGCCGCATCGAGGAGGGTGCGGAGAAGACTGGTCCGCGCTTCCTCGCGACCCTTCCCGACGCCGACAAGCTCGAGGGCACGGCGTTCCGCTTCGCGATCGTCGGCTTCATCCTCTGGACCTTCACGCTTATCGCGGGTTCCATCTGGGCGCAGGACGCGTGGGGCCGCTACTGGGGCTTCGACGTCAAGGAGACCTGGACCTTCATCATCTGGGTGCTCTACGCCGGCTACATCCACGCCCGCGCCACCCGTGGGTGGCGAGGCAACCCGTCGGCGTGGCTGTCGATCATCGGGTTCTCCGCCGTGCTGTTCAACTTCACGATCGTGAACGTGTTCTTCAAGGGGCTCCACGCGTACAGCGGTCTGAGCTGA
- a CDS encoding histidine phosphatase family protein, whose translation MPAERLHLVRHGEVHNPRRVLYGRLPHYQLSEDGRRMARAAAEYIEGLGRPVASLHCSPLQRTQESAEPFTEIFGLEPVLDERVIEPTNVFEGTRMSRSLRDPRNWWHLRNPSTPSWGEPYLLIADRMEEAMNSAWNEAPSGDAVIVSHQAPIWITHLHVAGLRLRHDPRTRRCALSSVTSFERVGDVWREVGYAEPAGAGIDLGAV comes from the coding sequence ATGCCCGCCGAACGTCTGCATCTGGTCCGCCACGGTGAAGTGCACAACCCTCGCCGGGTCCTGTACGGGCGACTGCCGCACTATCAGCTGAGCGAGGACGGCCGGCGGATGGCACGCGCGGCCGCCGAGTACATCGAGGGTCTCGGGCGGCCAGTCGCATCCTTGCACTGCTCTCCTCTGCAGAGGACGCAGGAGTCGGCTGAGCCCTTCACCGAGATCTTCGGGCTGGAGCCCGTACTCGACGAACGGGTCATCGAACCGACGAACGTGTTCGAGGGGACGCGGATGAGCCGGTCTCTTCGGGACCCCCGCAACTGGTGGCATCTGCGTAACCCCTCGACGCCGAGCTGGGGGGAACCGTATCTGCTGATCGCCGACCGGATGGAGGAGGCGATGAACAGTGCGTGGAACGAGGCGCCGTCCGGAGACGCCGTGATCGTCTCGCACCAGGCACCGATCTGGATCACCCATCTGCACGTCGCCGGTCTGCGGCTGCGTCATGACCCGCGCACCCGTCGGTGCGCGCTGTCCAGCGTCACCTCATTCGAGCGCGTCGGCGACGTATGGCGGGAGGTCGGATACGCCGAGCCCGCCGGCGCCGGGATCGACCTCGGCGCGGTCTGA